The Streptomyces sp. NBC_00510 genomic interval CGGCGGGCCTCGCACGGGCCGGCGCCCGGGTCGGGGTCAACGGCCGCGACCCGGGAAGGGTGGACGAGGCCGTCGCCCGACTGCGCGGCGAGGTCCCGGAAGGCGACTTCCTCGCCGTCGGTGCCGACGTCGCCTCGCAGGAGGGCGCCGCCCGCGCGTACGAGCGGATGCCGGACGTGGACGTCCTCGTCAACAACCTGGGCGTCTACGGCGCCATGGACGCCCTCGACATCGACGACGACGAATGGCGCCGCTACTTCGAGGTGAACGTGCTCTCCGCGGCCCGCCTCACGAGGATGTACCTCCCCCGGATGCTCGAACGGAACTGGGGCCGCGTCCAGTACATCGCCAGCGACTCGGCGGTCGTCACGCCGGCCGAGATGATCCACTACGGCATGTCCAAGACCGCGCTGCTCGCCCTCGGCCGCGGCTTCGCCAAGAAGGCCGCGGGCACCGGTGTCACCGTCAACTCGGTGATCGCCGGCCCCACCCATACGGCGGGCGTGGAGGACTTCGTCCGCCAGCTCGTGGACCCCGGCCTCCCCTGGGACCAGGCGCAGCGGGCCTTCATGCGCGAGCACCGCCCGCAGTCCCTGCTGCAGCGCCTCATCGAGCCGGAGGAGATCGCCAACATGGTGGTGTACCTCAGCTCCGACCTGGCCTCGGCCACCACCGGCGGCGCGCTGCGGGTCGACGGGGGCTACGTCGACGCCATCGTCCCCTGACGTGGCCGGCCGCACGCAGAACCGCCCTCCTGGTGCGCCTCCGGGGAGGACAGCGCCCCGTATACCCCCATAGGATAAAGATCATCATTAAATGCCACATTTGCTCCGAAGGTGATCGGTATGAGCGTCCAGGGCGTGAACGAGCCGATGGCACCCGGCGACGGCCGGCCCGAGGTGCCGCCGACCGGCGGTGAGGGTCCCGCCGACGACAAGCGGCCCTCCCAGCACGGCTACCACCACCCCGCCGCGGGGTGGGGCGCCGCCAAGAGCGTCACCCGGGTACTGCTGCGGGAACGCGCACTGGTCGACGGCCCCCGGGCGATCTTCAAGATGAACCACGAGAACGGCGGCTTCGACTGTCCCGGGTGCGCGTGGCCCGACGACACCAAGGGACTCAAGCTCGACATCTGCGAGAACGGCATCAAGCACGTCACCTGGGAGATGACGCCCAAGCGCGTGACACGGGACTTCTTCGCCGCCCACACCGTCACGGAGCTGTCGACCTGGACCGACTTCGCGCTCGAGGACCAGGGCCGGCTCACGGAACCCATGGTGTACGACCCCGGCACCGACCACTACGTGCCCATTTCCTGGCAGGCCGCCTTCGATCTCGTCGGCCGTGAACTCCGTGCCCTGGACAGCCCCCACGAGGCCGCCTTCTACACCTCCGGCAGGCTCGGCAACGAGGCCACCTTCCTCTACCAGCTGATGGCCCGGGAATTCGGCACGAACAACCTGCCGGACTGTTCCAACATGTGCCACGAGGCGTCGGGCCGGGCGTTGCAGGCGTCCCTGGGCACCGGCAAGGGCACCGCCGACCTGAAGGACTGGGAGTCCGCCGAGGCGCTGTTCATCATGGGCGTCAACGCGGCCTCCAACGCGCCGCGGATGCTGACCGCACTCGCCGACGCCTACCGGCGTGGCGCCCAGATCGTGCACGTCAACCCGCTGATCGAGGCGGCGGCGACCCGGACGATCGTGCCGCACGAGATGACGGACATGGCCCTGTTCAAGTCGACCCGGACCAGCACGCTCAACCTGCAGGTCCGCGCCGGCGGCGACATGGCGCTCCTGCGGGGCATGGCCAAGGCCGTGCTGGAGCAGTCGGTCGGCGACCCCAAGGCGCTGGACCGGGAGTTCATCGAGCGCTACACGTCCGGCTTCGAGGAGTACCGCGCCCTGTGCGAGGCCACGCCCTGGGAGGAACTGGAGCGCCAGTCCGGGCTGACCCGCGCCGACATCCTCAAGGCCGCGGCCGTCTACTCGCGTTCGGACCGCACCCTGATCAGCTGGTGCCTCGGCGTCAGCCAGCACGAGCACGGCGTGGACACCGTCCGCGAGATCGTCAACGTCCTGCTGCTCCGCGGCAACCTGGGGCGCGAGGGCGCCGGCCCCTCCCCCGTGCGCGGGCACAGCAACGTCCAGGGCAACCGCACGTGCGGCATCGACCACCGGCCGGCCGAGGCCTTCCTGGACCGGCTCGCCGCGGTCTGCGGCATCGACCCGCCGCGGGAGCACGGCCTGGACACGGTGGGCACCGTCGCCGCCATGCACGAGGGCAGGATCAAGGTGTTCGTCGGGATGGGCGGCAACTTCGTGCTCGCCGCGCCCGACACCCCGTACACGGCCCAGGGCCTGGCCAAGTGCGCCCTGACCACGCACGTGAGCACCAAGCTCAACCGGAGCCATCTCGTCCACGGCAGGCAGGCCCTGATCCTGCCGTGCCTGGGCCGCACCGAGAAGGACGAGCAGCGGCGCGGACTCCAGGCCACGTCCGTCGAGGACTCCATGAGCATGGTCCACCTGTCCGTCGGCATGAAGCGTCCCGCCTCGTCCCGCCTGCTGTCCGAACCGGCCATCATCGCCGGGATGGCGCGCGCCGCCCTCCCCGGCAGTTCCACGCCGTGGGAGCACTACGTCGAGGACTACGACCGGATCCGCGACACCATGGCCAAGGTCCTGGACGGGTTCGAGGACTTCAACCGTCGTGTCCGGCTCCCCCTGGGCTTCCGGATCCGCCAGCCCGCGCGCGAACTGGTCTTCTTCACGCCCTCCGGGCGTGCCGAGTTCTCCAGCGCGCCACTGCCGGACGTGGTGCCCCGCGACGGGATGCTCGTACTGCAGACGATGCGCTCCCACGACCAGTGGAACACCACCATCTACTCGGACGACGACCGCTACCGCGGCGTGAAGAACCTGCGCACCCTCGTCCTGATGAACCCGGCCGACATGCGGGCCCGGGACATCGAGCCCGGCACCCTCGTCGACATCACGGCGACGGCCAAGGACGGCAGCCGGCGCACGCTCACCGGCTACCGCGCGCTGCCCTACGACATGCCCCGCGACTGCGCGGCCGGCTACATGCCGGAGATGAACGTGCTCATCGCCGCGAACGACTACAGCACCCAGAGCGACCAGCCGCTGATGAAGAGCGTCCGGGTCACCATCGGCCCCACCGGCTGAGGCGCCCGCCGTCACCACGACGCTCCCCCGCCACCGGACGTGACGGGGGAGCGTCGGCGCGGGTTCAGCCCGCGAGCGTGGCGTGGAGCGCTTCGAGGCCGTCGCGGTAGATGCCGGTGAACAGCTCGACCACCTCCGCCTCGCCGGCCCCGTCGGGGACGAACCGGCCGCTCCACACGACCTCCGCGACCTCCGGCTGCCCAGGTACGGCGTGGACCCGCAGGTCGGAGACGTACCCGGTCACGGGGAAGGGCGCCTGAAGGATCGCGTACGCATAGTGGCGCTCGGCTTCGTTGAAGGCCACCATGCGCTCGACGATCACCTCGCCGTCGGGGTTGCGGAGCCTGCGCGCCCGCCCGCCCTCCAGTGGGGTGCTCTCCGGGATGAACGGGAGCCAGTCGGGCAGCGCGTGGAAGCCGCCGATCAGGTCCCAGACGCGTTCGGGCGACGCGGGCACGACTCGGCTGACCGAGGTGGACGCCATGGTCTTCCTCCTTGGCTTGTGGGGGGTGAGGGCGTTCAGGCGCCGTTCGGGAGCGGCGCGGCGGGGCTGACGAGGCCGGAGGCGCGCAGATCGGACCAGAAGGCGGCCGGGACGTCCTCGTCGAGCGCGGCGATGTCCTCGGCGATGCGGCCCGGCTTGGTCGAGCCGGGGACGGCGGCGACGGCCACCGGGTGCGCGAGCGAGAACTGCAGGGCCGCCGCCTTGACGCTCACCCCGTGGCGGGCCGTGATCTCCTTGATGCGCCGTACGCGCTCGACGACCTCCGGGGGCGCGTCCTGGTACTCGAAGTGGGTGCCGCCGGCGAGGACCCCTGAGCTGTAGGGGCCGCCGACGACCATGCAGACGCCCTGTTCCTGCGCCTTGGGCAGCAGCCGCTCCAGCGGGCGCGCGTGGTCCAGCAGGGTGTAGCGGCCGGCGAGCAGGAAGCCGTCGGGCTGCGGCTCGTCCAGGTCGAGCGTCAGCTCGATGGGCTCGACCCGGTTCACGCCGAGGCCCCAAGCCTTGATGACGCCTTCGTCGCGGAGCCGGGACAGCACGCGAAAGGCACCGGTGCGGGCCTCCTCGAACTTGCTCAGCCACAGGTCGCCGTGGAAGTCCTGGGCGATGTCGTGCACCCAGACGATGTCCACGCGGTCGACGCCGAGACGCTTCAGGCTTCCCTCGATCGACCGCTCGGTGGCGTCGGCGGTCCATTCGTGGAGCATCGCGTTCGGACGGCCGTGCTCGAACAGGCCGCCCTTCTCGCCGAGGTCGCGGGCGCCCGGCTCGGGCTCGTCCAGGATGACGCGCCCGACCTTGGTGGCCAGCACGTACTCGTCGCGGGGCCGCCGCGAGAGCAGCTCGCCGAGCCGCAGCTCCGCGAGACCCGCGCCGTAGAAGGGGGCCGTGTCGTAGAAGCGGACGCCCTGGTCCCAGGCGGCCTCCAGGGTCGCGCTCACCTCCTCTTCGGGGATGGCGCGGAACATGTTGCCGAGGGGGGCGGTACCGAAGCCGAGACGGCCGGGGATGAGTTCCTTGAGCGACATGATGGTGCCTTTCGACGGCCGTGCGCGGGGGCGAGGTACCCGCCGCGGGGCCGGGAGGTGAGGGGATTGCCTCCGGGGTGCCGGGAGCCGGCATCGGCCGGAGGTGCGCTCGGACGGGGCGTGCACCACGCCGGGCGCCTTACGAGGATCGACAGTACTTGCAGGCGCGGACTAATGCAAACGCTTGTTATCTGCGTCATCCACTTGTGGGCGATCGAGCACTGCGCGCGGGATGCGGGAATTAATCAGCGCGTGCAATTATTGAGGGAGCCTGTAGGGCGCATACACATGAGCGATGCACCGACGCGTCGCCGCGTGACCCGGCCCCGACCGCCCCCAGAGGAGACAGCTTCGTGACCACCACCTTGTTCGAGCCTTTCACCCTCCGGTCGCTGACCATTCCGAACCGGATCTGGATGGCCGCGATGTGCCAGTACAGCGCCGCGCCGGACGGCGAGCAGGCGGGCGTGCCGAACGACTGGCACTTCACGCACCTGGCGGCCCGGGCCACCGGCGGCACCGGCCTGATCATCACCGAGGCCACCGCGGTCAGCCCCGAGGGCCGGATCAGCCCGTACGACCTCGGCATCTGGAACGACACCCAGGTCGAGGCCTTCCGCCGGATCACCGCCTTCCTGAAGTCCCAGGGCACCGTGCCCGGCATCCAGCTCGCCCACGCCGGCCGCAAGGCCTCCACCGAACGCACCTGGGTCGACCGCGGCGCCCCCATCACCCCCGACACCCAGCACGGCTGGACACCCGCCGGCCCCAGCGCCGTCCCGTTCGACACCGGCTCCACCACACCGGAGGAGCTCAGCACCGAGCAGATCGGCCGGATCGTGGCGGACTTCGCCGCGGCCGCCCGGCGCGCCCTGGACGCCGGGTTCCAGGTCGCCGAGATCCACGGGGCCCACGGATACCTCATCAACCAGTTCCTTTCCCCGCACAGCAACCGCCGCACCGACGGCTACGGCGGAGACTTCGCCGGCCGCACCCGCTTCGCCCTCGAGGTCGTCGACGCCGTACGCGCCGTCTGGCCTGCCGACCTGCCGGTCTTCTTCAGGATCTCCGCGACCGACTGGCTGAGCGAGAACGCCGACGACGACCGCGAGGGCTGGACCGCCGACGACACCGTCCGCCTCGCCAAGGAGCTGCAGGCCCGGGGCGTGGACCTGATGGACGTCTCCACGGGCGGCAACGCCCCCAACGCCAGGATCGTCGCGGCTCCCGGGTACCAGGTGCCGTTCGCCGAGCGCGTCCGCAACGAGACCGGTATGCCCGTGGCGGCCGTCGGCATGATCACCGAACCCGACCAGGCGCAAGCCATCGTCGGCTCCGGTGGTGCGGACGCCGTCCTCCTCGGCCGCGAGCTGCTGCGCGACCCCTACTGGGCGCGCCACGCGGCCACCGCGCTGGGCGGGAAGGTCACCACCCCCGTCCAGTACCACCGCGCCTGACGGTCGTAACCCCCGTCCCCGTCGTACCGTCGTACGGCGGGGACGGCGCACGCCGGAGGCGGAAATCGCGTTGCGCGGCCTCTCCCCGCCCGGACAACATCACCTCCGTGACCTACACGCTGCGTGCGTACACCCCGGCGGACGAGGCGTCCTGGCTGCGCTGCAGGGTGCTCTCGTTCCTGGGCACCGCCTACTACGACGACGTCGACCGCGCCAAGCCGCCGATCCCGGCCCCCGGCCTGGAACTCGTCGCCGTCGACGCGTCGGGGACGGTCGTCGGCATCATGGACACCGTCGTCGACACCGCCCTGGCGACCATCGACACCGTCGCGGTCCACCCCGACCACCAGCACCGCGGTCTCGGCCGGGCCCTCCTGCACCGCACACGCGCCGAGGTCCGTGAGCGCGGCGCGACGACCCTCGACGCCTGGACCCGCGACGACCCGGACACCCTCGCCTGGTATCGCGCCGTGGGCTTCGCGGAGAGCGACCACTACCTGCACGTGTACGCCCACCAGTACACCGCTCCCGGCGAACCGGACCGCGCGATCCTCACCCCGCGCCCCGGCCTGCGGCTCATGGCCGCCTTCCTGCACGCGAAGCTCGAGGACGAGGCCCGCATGCGCGCGGAGTTCAGCCGCGTGCACGTGTGCCGACGCTTCTCCATGCCGACGTGACCCATCGCATCCCCCGGCGGCCTTGCCCCGCTCGCCGTTCCGGTCCCGCCCGCGCCGGGCAACGCCCCCCGGCATCGCCCGGCCAGCCGGGCCTGCGCCACGATGGTGCCCTGTGAACGACCTCCTGTACGGCCTGGCCGGCAATCCCTCGCTGCCGCCCGAGTTGGTCGACCGTCTGATCGAGACCGCCGACGCCGATGTCGCCGGTGCGCTCGCCGACCGTCCCGACCTCACCCGTGCACAGGTGGTGGCCCTGGCCGCGCGCGACGAGGGCGCCGCCCTGAGCCTGGCGTACGGGGGACGTCTCGCCGCGGCCGATGTCGATCCCGTCGACCGGCCGTTCGTCGCGCTCGCCCTGCTGGATGGGGGCGCGGGACCGCCGGAGTGGGCGCGTCTGCTGGCCACCACGGGGTCCGCCGAGCAGCGGGAGAAGCTGGCCGCCTGCCCCGGTCTCCCCGAGGATGTGGCGCGCGCACTCGCGGCGGACCCCGAGGTCGGGGTGGTCGCGGAGCTCGCGCTGTGGACGACGTCCGATCTCGCCACCCGCTTGGCGGAGCACCCGCATGCCGAGGTGCGTCGCGCGGTCGCGGTCAACGAGGCGACCCCACCTGATGTGCTGGCGGCACTCCTCAACGGCGAAGCATGGCCTCCGGCACGGTCCTGCCGGGTCTGCGAGCATGAGCCGACGCCGCCCGGAGAGCACTGCCAGGGTGCGCACGAGTCCACCGTGCACGCGACGCTGCAGGCGGCCCTGGGCAATCCGGCCACGCCCGCGGCCGCCGCCGCGGCCTTCGTCGACCATCCGTCGCTGCTGCTGCGCCAGGAACTGGCCGGGCGGATCGACCTGCCGCCGCAGGTGTACGCGCGGCTCGCAACCGACCCCGTCCCCTGGGTCAGGGCGCAACTCGCGGACAACCCGGCGATCGGCGAGGAACTGATCCGGACCCTGGCTGTCGACCTCGGCCACGACGTCCGGCGACGGCTCGCGCACCACCCGGCGGTGCCGCTGGACGTCCTAAGCCGGCTCGCCTCCACCGTCCGGATCGGTCCCACGCCGCTGCCGCGCATCGCCTCGGCCACTCCCGACGAGATCGCCGGGCTCGCCGCCTCGCCGAACCCCGTCCTACGGATGCTCCTGGCCCGGCGAACCGATCTGCCGGACGACATCCGTGACGCCCTGGTCCGCGATTCGGACGCGAAGGTGGTGGCCGCCCTCGCGTCCCATCCCGGCCTGGGAGAAGCCCAGTTGTCGTCGATGATCGACCGGCATGGCGCACATGTCGCCGCCCGGGTGGCGGCCAACCCGGACGCGACTGCGGCCCTGCTGGAGCGGCTGGCGCACATCCGGCCCCCCGTCCGGAAGGCGCTGCGCGAGATCGCCCGGCACCGGCACGCGACGGCCGCGGCGCTGATCCCCTGCCTCGACGACGTACGGGCAAGGTCCCTGGCCGCGGCCCACCCGGCCCTGCCGCCCTCGGTGATCGCCGAACTGCTCGCGGACGAGGACGGGCAGGTGGTGGAGGCGGCGGTCGCCAATCCGTCCCTGCCGTCGGCGGCGATGGCGCGTCTGGTGCGCTGATCGTCCTGTGGCCGAGGGCTTCCTTCGCCGGCCCCAGGGTCTGGCCTGTATCGGGCGTGCCGGCAGCGCCGGACGCGCAGCGTTGCCGCCGCCCGCGCAGCGCTAGCATCGGGACCCATGATCGTATGGCTCAACGGCACCCACGGCGCGGGCAAGACGACGACCAGTGCGCTCTTGCAGCCGCTGATCCCGGATTCACGGGTGTTCGACGCCGAGAAGGTCGGCGAGACGCTCATGGACATCACGCCCGGGCTGCCCGCGACGGACAACTTCCAGCACTGGCCGCCGTGGCGACCGCTCGTCGTCGAGACCGCCCGCCACGTACTCGACTACACCGGCGGCACTCTGGTGATGCCCATGACCGTCCTGGTCGAGCGGTACTGGCGCGAGATCAGCTCGGGCCTTGCCCGGCATGCCATCCCGGTCCGGCACTTCGTCCTGCATGCCGACCAGGACACCCTCCGCGCGCGCATCGCGGGCGACACGGTTCTCGGCCCCGACTCCCCGTTCCGTCTCCAGTACCTCGAGCCCTACGCCGAGGCGGCCCGCACCTGGTTGCATGGCGAGGCCGAGGTCGTCGACACCACGCACCTCACGCCCGCCCAGGCCGCCCAGCAGATCGCGCAGGCCCTCAAGGGCTGAGGTGCAGCGCGCACGGACCCGGCCATCGACACTCAGAACTCGAACTCGACGTAGTCGATGTCGGTGAAGTCGACCTGCAGTCCCTGCGCGCGGCGGCCGCGGTCCTTGAAGTAGATCTCCTGGAGGCCCTCCGCCGCGATGGCGCGCAGTTGGTCCTCGCCGGCGCCCGCGGAACGGGCGGTGAAGAGACGGGCGGCGTAGTCGGGGGGCAGGGCCTGGGTGACGAGGCGGACGCGGGCGTCGTCGGTGGAGCCCGGGGCGGCCGTGAAGCCGAAGCGGGCGCGGGTCTCGATCACGATGCCGCCGGTGGTGGCCGCGTGACGGCGGGCGCGTTCACGTACGCGGGGCTGCCACCGTCTGCGGACCTCCTCCTCGAGACGGCCGGCCAGGTCCTTGCGGGGACGTTTGATCTCGCCTGTGAGGTAGCGCTCGACGGTGCGCTGCGAGACGCCGAGCAG includes:
- a CDS encoding aldo/keto reductase yields the protein MSLKELIPGRLGFGTAPLGNMFRAIPEEEVSATLEAAWDQGVRFYDTAPFYGAGLAELRLGELLSRRPRDEYVLATKVGRVILDEPEPGARDLGEKGGLFEHGRPNAMLHEWTADATERSIEGSLKRLGVDRVDIVWVHDIAQDFHGDLWLSKFEEARTGAFRVLSRLRDEGVIKAWGLGVNRVEPIELTLDLDEPQPDGFLLAGRYTLLDHARPLERLLPKAQEQGVCMVVGGPYSSGVLAGGTHFEYQDAPPEVVERVRRIKEITARHGVSVKAAALQFSLAHPVAVAAVPGSTKPGRIAEDIAALDEDVPAAFWSDLRASGLVSPAAPLPNGA
- a CDS encoding SDR family oxidoreductase; protein product: MRIDLTGRTALVTGSTQGIGAAIAAGLARAGARVGVNGRDPGRVDEAVARLRGEVPEGDFLAVGADVASQEGAARAYERMPDVDVLVNNLGVYGAMDALDIDDDEWRRYFEVNVLSAARLTRMYLPRMLERNWGRVQYIASDSAVVTPAEMIHYGMSKTALLALGRGFAKKAAGTGVTVNSVIAGPTHTAGVEDFVRQLVDPGLPWDQAQRAFMREHRPQSLLQRLIEPEEIANMVVYLSSDLASATTGGALRVDGGYVDAIVP
- a CDS encoding GNAT family N-acetyltransferase — encoded protein: MTYTLRAYTPADEASWLRCRVLSFLGTAYYDDVDRAKPPIPAPGLELVAVDASGTVVGIMDTVVDTALATIDTVAVHPDHQHRGLGRALLHRTRAEVRERGATTLDAWTRDDPDTLAWYRAVGFAESDHYLHVYAHQYTAPGEPDRAILTPRPGLRLMAAFLHAKLEDEARMRAEFSRVHVCRRFSMPT
- a CDS encoding XRE family transcriptional regulator; this encodes MGMLGDGLDKATAKTLTRPVPKSAQAQMRFLVKQEKGTRAVAALLGVSQRTVERYLTGEIKRPRKDLAGRLEEEVRRRWQPRVRERARRHAATTGGIVIETRARFGFTAAPGSTDDARVRLVTQALPPDYAARLFTARSAGAGEDQLRAIAAEGLQEIYFKDRGRRAQGLQVDFTDIDYVEFEF
- a CDS encoding NADH:flavin oxidoreductase/NADH oxidase, which encodes MTTTLFEPFTLRSLTIPNRIWMAAMCQYSAAPDGEQAGVPNDWHFTHLAARATGGTGLIITEATAVSPEGRISPYDLGIWNDTQVEAFRRITAFLKSQGTVPGIQLAHAGRKASTERTWVDRGAPITPDTQHGWTPAGPSAVPFDTGSTTPEELSTEQIGRIVADFAAAARRALDAGFQVAEIHGAHGYLINQFLSPHSNRRTDGYGGDFAGRTRFALEVVDAVRAVWPADLPVFFRISATDWLSENADDDREGWTADDTVRLAKELQARGVDLMDVSTGGNAPNARIVAAPGYQVPFAERVRNETGMPVAAVGMITEPDQAQAIVGSGGADAVLLGRELLRDPYWARHAATALGGKVTTPVQYHRA
- a CDS encoding SRPBCC family protein, giving the protein MASTSVSRVVPASPERVWDLIGGFHALPDWLPFIPESTPLEGGRARRLRNPDGEVIVERMVAFNEAERHYAYAILQAPFPVTGYVSDLRVHAVPGQPEVAEVVWSGRFVPDGAGEAEVVELFTGIYRDGLEALHATLAG
- a CDS encoding FdhF/YdeP family oxidoreductase, with protein sequence MAPGDGRPEVPPTGGEGPADDKRPSQHGYHHPAAGWGAAKSVTRVLLRERALVDGPRAIFKMNHENGGFDCPGCAWPDDTKGLKLDICENGIKHVTWEMTPKRVTRDFFAAHTVTELSTWTDFALEDQGRLTEPMVYDPGTDHYVPISWQAAFDLVGRELRALDSPHEAAFYTSGRLGNEATFLYQLMAREFGTNNLPDCSNMCHEASGRALQASLGTGKGTADLKDWESAEALFIMGVNAASNAPRMLTALADAYRRGAQIVHVNPLIEAAATRTIVPHEMTDMALFKSTRTSTLNLQVRAGGDMALLRGMAKAVLEQSVGDPKALDREFIERYTSGFEEYRALCEATPWEELERQSGLTRADILKAAAVYSRSDRTLISWCLGVSQHEHGVDTVREIVNVLLLRGNLGREGAGPSPVRGHSNVQGNRTCGIDHRPAEAFLDRLAAVCGIDPPREHGLDTVGTVAAMHEGRIKVFVGMGGNFVLAAPDTPYTAQGLAKCALTTHVSTKLNRSHLVHGRQALILPCLGRTEKDEQRRGLQATSVEDSMSMVHLSVGMKRPASSRLLSEPAIIAGMARAALPGSSTPWEHYVEDYDRIRDTMAKVLDGFEDFNRRVRLPLGFRIRQPARELVFFTPSGRAEFSSAPLPDVVPRDGMLVLQTMRSHDQWNTTIYSDDDRYRGVKNLRTLVLMNPADMRARDIEPGTLVDITATAKDGSRRTLTGYRALPYDMPRDCAAGYMPEMNVLIAANDYSTQSDQPLMKSVRVTIGPTG
- a CDS encoding AAA family ATPase, which gives rise to MIVWLNGTHGAGKTTTSALLQPLIPDSRVFDAEKVGETLMDITPGLPATDNFQHWPPWRPLVVETARHVLDYTGGTLVMPMTVLVERYWREISSGLARHAIPVRHFVLHADQDTLRARIAGDTVLGPDSPFRLQYLEPYAEAARTWLHGEAEVVDTTHLTPAQAAQQIAQALKG